In Drosophila simulans strain w501 chromosome X, Prin_Dsim_3.1, whole genome shotgun sequence, one DNA window encodes the following:
- the LOC6725695 gene encoding tyrosine-protein phosphatase 10D isoform X4 — MLYQLSKATTRIRLKRQKAVPQHRWLWSLAFLAAFTLKDVRCADLAISIPNNPGLDDGASYRLDYSPPFGYPEPNTTIASREIGDEIQFSRALPGTKYNFWLYYTNFTHHDWLTWTVTITTAPDPPSNLSVQVRSGKNAIILWSPPTQGSYTAFKIKVLGLSEASSSYNRTFQVNDNTFQHSVKELTPGATYQVQAYTIYDGKESVAYTSRNFTTKPNTPGKFIVWFRNETTLLVLWQPPYPAGIYTHYKVSIEPPDANDSVLYVEKEGEPPGPAQAAFKGLVPGRAYNISVQTMSEDEISLPTTAQYRTVPLRPLNVTFDRDFITSNSFRVLWEAPKGISEFDKYQVSVATTRRQSTVPRSNEPVAFFDFRDIAEPGKTFNVIVKTVSGKVTSWPATGDVTLRPLPVRNLRSINDDKTNTMIITWEADPASTQDEYRIVYHELETFNGDTSTLTTDRTRFTLESLLPGRNYSLSVQAVSKKMESNETSIFVVTRPSSPIIEDLKSIRMGLNISWKSDVNSKQEQYEVLYSRNGTSDLRTQKTKESRLVIKNLQPGAGYELKVFAVSHDLRSEPHAYFQAVYPNPPRNMTIETVRSNSVLVHWSPPESGEFTEYSIRYRTDSEQQWVRLPSVRSTEADITDMTKGEKYTIQVNTVSFGVESPVPQEVNTTVPPNPVSNIIQLVDSRNITLEWPKPEGRVESYILKWWPSDNPGRVQTKNVSENKSADDLSTVRVLIGELMPGVQYKFDIQTTSYGILSGITSLYPRTMPLIQSDVVVANGEKEDERDTITLSYTPTPQSSSKFDIYRFSLGDAEIRDKEKLANDTDRKVTFTGLVPGRLYNITVWTVSGGVASLPIQRQDRLYPEPITQLHATNITDTEISLRWDLPKGEYNDFDIAYLTADNLLAQNMTTKNEITISDLRPHRNYTFTVVVRSGTESSVLRSSSPLSASFTTNEAVPGRVERFHPTDVQPSEINFEWSLPSSEANGVIRQFSIAYTNINNLTDAGMQDFESEEAFGVIKNLKPGETYVFKIQAKTAIGFGPEREYRQTMPILAPPRPATQVVPTEVYRSSSTIQIRFRKNYFSDQNGQVRMYTIIVAEDDAKNASGLEMPSWLDVQSYSVWLPYQAIDPYYPFENRSVEDFTIGTENCDNHKIGYCNGPLKSGTTYRVKVRAFTGADKFTDTAYSFPIQTDQDNTSLIVAITVPLTIILVLLVTLLFYKRRRNNCRKTTKDSRANDNMSLPDSVIEQNRPILIKNFAEHYRLMSADSDFRFSEEFEELKHVGRDQPCTFADLPCNRPKNRFTNILPYDHSRFKLQPVDDDEGSDYINANYVPGHNSPREFIVTQGPLHSTRDDFWRMCWESNSRAIVMLTRCFEKGREKCDQYWPNDTVPVFYGDIKVQILNDSHYADWVMTEFMLCRGSEQRILRHFHFTTWPDFGVPNPPQTLVRFVRAFRDRIGAEQRPIVVHCSAGVGRSGTFITLDRILQQINTSDYVDIFGIVYAMRKERVWMVQTEQQYICIHQCLLAVLEGKENIVGPAREMHDNEGYEDDEGIAESGM; from the exons GACGTTCGATGTGCAGATCTAGCCATAAGTATACCCAATAATCCCGGCCTGGACGATGGGGCCTCCTATCGACTGGACTATAGTCCGCCCTTCGGCTATCCGGAGCCCAACACGACGATTGCCTCGCGGGAAATCGGCGATGAGATTCAATTCTCACGCGCCCTACCGGGCACCAAATACAACTTTTGGCTGTACTACACGAATTTCACGCACCACGATTGGCTCACCTGGACGGTGACGATAACAACAG CTCCCGATCCGCCATCGAATCTGTCCGTTCAGGTGAGGAGCGGCAAGAATGCCATCATCCTGTGGTCTCCGCCCACCCAGGGCAGCTATACGGCCTTCAAGATCAAGGTGCTCGGACTGTCGGAGGCGTCGAGCAGCTACAACCGCACCTTCCAGGTGAACGACAACACATTCCAGCACAGCGTCAAGGAGCTGACACCGGGAGCCACCTACCAGGTGCAGGCCTATACCATCTACGATGGCAAGGAGTCGGTGGCCTACACCAGTCGCAACTTCACCACAA AGCCCAACACTCCGGGGAAATTCATCGTCTGGTTCCGTAATGAGACGACACTGCTGGTCCTGTGGCAGCCGCCGTATCCGGCGGGGATCTACACGCACTACAAGGTATCCATCGAGCCGCCGGATGCCAACGATAGTGTGCTCTATGTGGAGAAGGAGGGCGAACCGCCCGGACCGGCGCAGGCTGCCTTCAAGGGTCTGGTGCCCGGTAGGGCGTACAACATATCCGTGCAGACGATGTCCGAGGATGAGATCTCATTGCCGACGACGGCGCAATATCGAACGGTGCCGTTGCGTCCGCTGAACGTGACCTTTGACCGCGACTTCATTACCTCCAATTCGTTCCGGGTGCTGTGGGAGGCGCCCAAGGGCATCTCCGAATTTGACAAATACCAGGTTTCGGTGGCCACAACACGACGCCAATCCACGGTGCCGCGCAGCAACGAACCGGTGGCATTCTTCGATTTTCGCGACATCGCCGAACCGGGCAAGACGTTCAATGTGATCGTGAAGACCGTATCCGGCAAGGTCACCTCGTGGCCAGCCACCGGGGATGTGACACTGCGACCACTGCCCGTACGCAATTTGCGGAGCATCAACGATGACAAGACGAATACCATGATCATTACGTGGGAGGCGGATCCGGCCAGCACGCAGGATGAGTACCGCATTGT ATACCACGAACTGGAGACATTTAATGGTGACACCAGTACCCTGACCACGGATCGGACTCGATTCACCCTGGAGAGCCTGCTGCCCGGTCGCAACTACTCATTGTCCGTCCAGGCGGTATCCAAGAAGATGGAATCGAATGAGACTAGCATCTTTGTGGTCACCCGACCCTCGTCGCCCATCATCGAGGACTTGAAGAGCATCCGGATGGGCCTGAACATCAGTTGGAAGAGCGATGTCAACTCCAAGCAGGAGCAGTACGAGGTGCTGTACTCCCGCAACGGAACCAGCGACTTGCGCACCCAAAAGACCAAGGAGTCGCGCCTGGTGATCAAGAATCTGCAGCCGGGTGCTGGCTATGAACTCAAGGTGTTTGCAGTCAGTCACGATCTGCGAAGCGAACCACATGCCTATTTCCAAGCAGTTT ATCCCAATCCACCACGCAACATGACCATCGAGACGGTGAGGAGCAACTCGGTGTTGGTCCACTGGTCACCGCCGGAAAGCGGTGAATTTACCGAGTACTCCATACGCTATCGCACGGACAGCGAACAGCAGTGGGTGCGCCTGCCCAGCGTTCGGTCCACGGAGGCGGATATCACCGACATGACCAAGGGCGAAAAGTACACCATTCAGGTGAACACGGTCAGCTTTGGCGTGGAGAGTCCAGTGCCGCAGGAGGTGAACACCACAGTGCCGCCAAATCCGGTGTCCAATATCATTCAATTGGTGGACTCACGTAACATCACTTTGGAGTGGCCCAAGCCAGAGGGTCGCGTGGAATCGTACATTCTTAAGTGGTGGCCCAGCGATAATCCCGGTCGTGTCCAGACCAAGAACGTCTCCGAGAACAAGTCGG CCGACGATTTGTCGACAGTGCGTGTCCTCATCGGCGAACTGATGCCCGGCGTGCAGTACAAGTTTGACATCCAGACGACGTCTTATGGAATCCTGTCGGGCATCACCAGTCTGTATCCGCGCACTATGCCGCTCATCCAGTCGGACGTGGTGGTGGCCAATGGCGAGAAGGAGGACGAGCGGGACACCATCACTCTGAGCTACACACCCACGCCGCAGTCGTCGTCCAAGTTCGATATCTATCGGTTCTCCCTCGGCGATGCCGAGATCCGGGACAAGGAGAAGCTGGCCAACGATACGGATCGCAAGGTGACGTTTACGGGTCTGGTGCCTGGTCGACTGTACAACATCACAGTTTGGACTGTGAGCGGTGGTGTGGCCAGTTTGCCCATACAACGACAGGATCGCCTGTATCCGGAACCCATCACTCAGCTGCATGCCACCAACATCACGGATACAGAGATCTCACTGCGCTGGGATTTGCCCAAGGGCGAGTACAATGACTTCGATATCGCCTACCTCACGGCAGACAATCTGTTGGCCCAGAATATGACCACCAAGAATGAGATCACCATCAGTGACCTGCGACCCCACAGGAACTACACATTCACCGTGGTGGTTCGTTCCGGCACTGAATCGTCGGTGCTGAGGAGCAGTTCACCACTGTCCGCCAGCTTTACGACAAATGAAGCGGTGCCAGGTCGAGTTGAACGCTTCCATCCCACGGATGTCCAGCCCAGCGAGATCAATTTCGAGTGGTCGCTGCCATCCAGTGAGGCAAATGGCGTCATCCGCCAGTTCTCGATAGCCTATACGAATATCAATAATCTCACGGATGCGGGCATGCAGGACTTTGAGTCGGAGGAGGCATTCGGTGTGATCAAGAATCTAAAGCCCGGCGAGACCTATGTGTTCAAGATTCAGGCCAAGACTGCCATCGGTTTCGGTCCGGAGCGGGAGTACCGGCAAACGATGCCGATACTGGCGCCACCACGTCCTGCCACCCAAGTGGTGCCCACCGAGGTCTATCGCAGCTCATCGACCATCCAGATTCGGTTTAGGAAGAACTACTTCTCGGATCAAAACGGCCAGGTGCGCATGTACACGATCATCGTGGCCGAGGATGATGCCAAAAATGCCTCCGGCCTGGAGATGCCCAGCTGGCTGGATGTGCAGTCGTACAGCGTTTGGCTGCCCTATCAGGCCATAGATCCGTACTATCCATTCGAGAACCGATCCGTGGAGGACTTCACCATCGGCACGGAGAACTGTGACAATCACAAGATCGGCTACTGCAACGGACCACTGAAATCGGGAACCACCTACCGGGTGAAGGTGCGGGCGTTCACCGGAGCGGATAAGTTCACGGATACCGCCTACAGTTTTCCCATTCAGACAG ATCAAGACAACACCTCACTGATTGTGGCCATTACGGTGCCGCTAACTATCATCTTGGTGCTCCTGGTGACGCTTTTGTTCTACAAACGACGACGCAACAATTGCCGTAAGACGACCAAGGATTCGAGGGCCAATGACAATATGTCCCTGCCGGATAGCGTAATCGAACAGAATCGCCCCATTCTGATCAAGAACTTTGCGGAGCACTATCGCCTGATGTCCGCCGATTCGGACTTCCGTTTCAGCGAGGAATTCGAGGAACTGAAGCACGTGGGCCGGGATCAGCCGTGCACTTTTGCCGATCTGCCCTGCAATCGTCCGAAGAACAGATTCACCAATATACTGCCCTACGATCACTCACGTTTCAAGCTTCAGCCGGTGGACGATGATGAGGGCAGTGATTACATCAATGCCAACTACGTGCCGGGTCACAATTCACCGCGCGAGTTCATCGTGACCCAGGGACCATTGCATTCGACTCGCGATGACTTCTGGCGAATGTGCTGGGAGAGCAACTCGCGGGCCATAGTCATGCTGACCAGGTGCTTTGAGAAGGGGCGCGAGAAGTGCGACCAGTATTGGCCAAATGATACGGTGCCCGTCTTCTACGGGGACATCAAGGTGCAGATACTCAACGACAGTCACTATGCCGACTGGGTGATGACCGAGTTCATGCTGTGCAGG GGCAGCGAACAGCGCATCCTGCGGCACTTCCACTTCACCACCTGGCCGGACTTCGGTGTTCCCAATCCGCCACAGACACTGGTGCGCTTCGTGCGCGCCTTCCGCGATCGAATTGGTGCGGAACAGCGACCCATTGTGGTCCACTGTAGCGCCGGAGTGGGAAGGTCGGGCACCTTCATCACCCTGGATCGCATCCTGCAGCAGATCAACACGTCTGACTATGTGGACATATTTGGCATTGTGTATGCCATGCGCAAGG AGCGCGTTTGGATGGTGCAGACGGAGCAGCAGTACATCTGCATCCACCAGTGCCTGCTGGCGGTGCTCGAGGGGAAGGAGAACATCGTGGGTCCCGCCCGCGAGATGCACGACAACGAGGGCTATGAAG ATGACGAGGGCATTGCAGAGTCGGGCATGTAA
- the LOC6725695 gene encoding tyrosine-protein phosphatase 10D isoform X1 — translation MLYQLSKATTRIRLKRQKAVPQHRWLWSLAFLAAFTLKDVRCADLAISIPNNPGLDDGASYRLDYSPPFGYPEPNTTIASREIGDEIQFSRALPGTKYNFWLYYTNFTHHDWLTWTVTITTAPDPPSNLSVQVRSGKNAIILWSPPTQGSYTAFKIKVLGLSEASSSYNRTFQVNDNTFQHSVKELTPGATYQVQAYTIYDGKESVAYTSRNFTTSRRTRHKELLDIKILREPNTPGKFIVWFRNETTLLVLWQPPYPAGIYTHYKVSIEPPDANDSVLYVEKEGEPPGPAQAAFKGLVPGRAYNISVQTMSEDEISLPTTAQYRTVPLRPLNVTFDRDFITSNSFRVLWEAPKGISEFDKYQVSVATTRRQSTVPRSNEPVAFFDFRDIAEPGKTFNVIVKTVSGKVTSWPATGDVTLRPLPVRNLRSINDDKTNTMIITWEADPASTQDEYRIVYHELETFNGDTSTLTTDRTRFTLESLLPGRNYSLSVQAVSKKMESNETSIFVVTRPSSPIIEDLKSIRMGLNISWKSDVNSKQEQYEVLYSRNGTSDLRTQKTKESRLVIKNLQPGAGYELKVFAVSHDLRSEPHAYFQAVYPNPPRNMTIETVRSNSVLVHWSPPESGEFTEYSIRYRTDSEQQWVRLPSVRSTEADITDMTKGEKYTIQVNTVSFGVESPVPQEVNTTVPPNPVSNIIQLVDSRNITLEWPKPEGRVESYILKWWPSDNPGRVQTKNVSENKSADDLSTVRVLIGELMPGVQYKFDIQTTSYGILSGITSLYPRTMPLIQSDVVVANGEKEDERDTITLSYTPTPQSSSKFDIYRFSLGDAEIRDKEKLANDTDRKVTFTGLVPGRLYNITVWTVSGGVASLPIQRQDRLYPEPITQLHATNITDTEISLRWDLPKGEYNDFDIAYLTADNLLAQNMTTKNEITISDLRPHRNYTFTVVVRSGTESSVLRSSSPLSASFTTNEAVPGRVERFHPTDVQPSEINFEWSLPSSEANGVIRQFSIAYTNINNLTDAGMQDFESEEAFGVIKNLKPGETYVFKIQAKTAIGFGPEREYRQTMPILAPPRPATQVVPTEVYRSSSTIQIRFRKNYFSDQNGQVRMYTIIVAEDDAKNASGLEMPSWLDVQSYSVWLPYQAIDPYYPFENRSVEDFTIGTENCDNHKIGYCNGPLKSGTTYRVKVRAFTGADKFTDTAYSFPIQTEMLSSPDQDNTSLIVAITVPLTIILVLLVTLLFYKRRRNNCRKTTKDSRANDNMSLPDSVIEQNRPILIKNFAEHYRLMSADSDFRFSEEFEELKHVGRDQPCTFADLPCNRPKNRFTNILPYDHSRFKLQPVDDDEGSDYINANYVPGHNSPREFIVTQGPLHSTRDDFWRMCWESNSRAIVMLTRCFEKGREKCDQYWPNDTVPVFYGDIKVQILNDSHYADWVMTEFMLCRGSEQRILRHFHFTTWPDFGVPNPPQTLVRFVRAFRDRIGAEQRPIVVHCSAGVGRSGTFITLDRILQQINTSDYVDIFGIVYAMRKERVWMVQTEQQYICIHQCLLAVLEGKENIVGPAREMHDNEGYEGQQVQLDENGDVVATIEGHLSHHDLQQAEAEAIDDENAAILHDDQQPLTSSFTGHHTHMPPTTSMSSFGGGGGGHTNVDAPDR, via the exons GACGTTCGATGTGCAGATCTAGCCATAAGTATACCCAATAATCCCGGCCTGGACGATGGGGCCTCCTATCGACTGGACTATAGTCCGCCCTTCGGCTATCCGGAGCCCAACACGACGATTGCCTCGCGGGAAATCGGCGATGAGATTCAATTCTCACGCGCCCTACCGGGCACCAAATACAACTTTTGGCTGTACTACACGAATTTCACGCACCACGATTGGCTCACCTGGACGGTGACGATAACAACAG CTCCCGATCCGCCATCGAATCTGTCCGTTCAGGTGAGGAGCGGCAAGAATGCCATCATCCTGTGGTCTCCGCCCACCCAGGGCAGCTATACGGCCTTCAAGATCAAGGTGCTCGGACTGTCGGAGGCGTCGAGCAGCTACAACCGCACCTTCCAGGTGAACGACAACACATTCCAGCACAGCGTCAAGGAGCTGACACCGGGAGCCACCTACCAGGTGCAGGCCTATACCATCTACGATGGCAAGGAGTCGGTGGCCTACACCAGTCGCAACTTCACCACAA GTCGAAGGACGCGGCATAAAGAATTGCTGGACATTAAGATCCTAAGAG AGCCCAACACTCCGGGGAAATTCATCGTCTGGTTCCGTAATGAGACGACACTGCTGGTCCTGTGGCAGCCGCCGTATCCGGCGGGGATCTACACGCACTACAAGGTATCCATCGAGCCGCCGGATGCCAACGATAGTGTGCTCTATGTGGAGAAGGAGGGCGAACCGCCCGGACCGGCGCAGGCTGCCTTCAAGGGTCTGGTGCCCGGTAGGGCGTACAACATATCCGTGCAGACGATGTCCGAGGATGAGATCTCATTGCCGACGACGGCGCAATATCGAACGGTGCCGTTGCGTCCGCTGAACGTGACCTTTGACCGCGACTTCATTACCTCCAATTCGTTCCGGGTGCTGTGGGAGGCGCCCAAGGGCATCTCCGAATTTGACAAATACCAGGTTTCGGTGGCCACAACACGACGCCAATCCACGGTGCCGCGCAGCAACGAACCGGTGGCATTCTTCGATTTTCGCGACATCGCCGAACCGGGCAAGACGTTCAATGTGATCGTGAAGACCGTATCCGGCAAGGTCACCTCGTGGCCAGCCACCGGGGATGTGACACTGCGACCACTGCCCGTACGCAATTTGCGGAGCATCAACGATGACAAGACGAATACCATGATCATTACGTGGGAGGCGGATCCGGCCAGCACGCAGGATGAGTACCGCATTGT ATACCACGAACTGGAGACATTTAATGGTGACACCAGTACCCTGACCACGGATCGGACTCGATTCACCCTGGAGAGCCTGCTGCCCGGTCGCAACTACTCATTGTCCGTCCAGGCGGTATCCAAGAAGATGGAATCGAATGAGACTAGCATCTTTGTGGTCACCCGACCCTCGTCGCCCATCATCGAGGACTTGAAGAGCATCCGGATGGGCCTGAACATCAGTTGGAAGAGCGATGTCAACTCCAAGCAGGAGCAGTACGAGGTGCTGTACTCCCGCAACGGAACCAGCGACTTGCGCACCCAAAAGACCAAGGAGTCGCGCCTGGTGATCAAGAATCTGCAGCCGGGTGCTGGCTATGAACTCAAGGTGTTTGCAGTCAGTCACGATCTGCGAAGCGAACCACATGCCTATTTCCAAGCAGTTT ATCCCAATCCACCACGCAACATGACCATCGAGACGGTGAGGAGCAACTCGGTGTTGGTCCACTGGTCACCGCCGGAAAGCGGTGAATTTACCGAGTACTCCATACGCTATCGCACGGACAGCGAACAGCAGTGGGTGCGCCTGCCCAGCGTTCGGTCCACGGAGGCGGATATCACCGACATGACCAAGGGCGAAAAGTACACCATTCAGGTGAACACGGTCAGCTTTGGCGTGGAGAGTCCAGTGCCGCAGGAGGTGAACACCACAGTGCCGCCAAATCCGGTGTCCAATATCATTCAATTGGTGGACTCACGTAACATCACTTTGGAGTGGCCCAAGCCAGAGGGTCGCGTGGAATCGTACATTCTTAAGTGGTGGCCCAGCGATAATCCCGGTCGTGTCCAGACCAAGAACGTCTCCGAGAACAAGTCGG CCGACGATTTGTCGACAGTGCGTGTCCTCATCGGCGAACTGATGCCCGGCGTGCAGTACAAGTTTGACATCCAGACGACGTCTTATGGAATCCTGTCGGGCATCACCAGTCTGTATCCGCGCACTATGCCGCTCATCCAGTCGGACGTGGTGGTGGCCAATGGCGAGAAGGAGGACGAGCGGGACACCATCACTCTGAGCTACACACCCACGCCGCAGTCGTCGTCCAAGTTCGATATCTATCGGTTCTCCCTCGGCGATGCCGAGATCCGGGACAAGGAGAAGCTGGCCAACGATACGGATCGCAAGGTGACGTTTACGGGTCTGGTGCCTGGTCGACTGTACAACATCACAGTTTGGACTGTGAGCGGTGGTGTGGCCAGTTTGCCCATACAACGACAGGATCGCCTGTATCCGGAACCCATCACTCAGCTGCATGCCACCAACATCACGGATACAGAGATCTCACTGCGCTGGGATTTGCCCAAGGGCGAGTACAATGACTTCGATATCGCCTACCTCACGGCAGACAATCTGTTGGCCCAGAATATGACCACCAAGAATGAGATCACCATCAGTGACCTGCGACCCCACAGGAACTACACATTCACCGTGGTGGTTCGTTCCGGCACTGAATCGTCGGTGCTGAGGAGCAGTTCACCACTGTCCGCCAGCTTTACGACAAATGAAGCGGTGCCAGGTCGAGTTGAACGCTTCCATCCCACGGATGTCCAGCCCAGCGAGATCAATTTCGAGTGGTCGCTGCCATCCAGTGAGGCAAATGGCGTCATCCGCCAGTTCTCGATAGCCTATACGAATATCAATAATCTCACGGATGCGGGCATGCAGGACTTTGAGTCGGAGGAGGCATTCGGTGTGATCAAGAATCTAAAGCCCGGCGAGACCTATGTGTTCAAGATTCAGGCCAAGACTGCCATCGGTTTCGGTCCGGAGCGGGAGTACCGGCAAACGATGCCGATACTGGCGCCACCACGTCCTGCCACCCAAGTGGTGCCCACCGAGGTCTATCGCAGCTCATCGACCATCCAGATTCGGTTTAGGAAGAACTACTTCTCGGATCAAAACGGCCAGGTGCGCATGTACACGATCATCGTGGCCGAGGATGATGCCAAAAATGCCTCCGGCCTGGAGATGCCCAGCTGGCTGGATGTGCAGTCGTACAGCGTTTGGCTGCCCTATCAGGCCATAGATCCGTACTATCCATTCGAGAACCGATCCGTGGAGGACTTCACCATCGGCACGGAGAACTGTGACAATCACAAGATCGGCTACTGCAACGGACCACTGAAATCGGGAACCACCTACCGGGTGAAGGTGCGGGCGTTCACCGGAGCGGATAAGTTCACGGATACCGCCTACAGTTTTCCCATTCAGACAG AAATGCTAAGTTCGCCGG ATCAAGACAACACCTCACTGATTGTGGCCATTACGGTGCCGCTAACTATCATCTTGGTGCTCCTGGTGACGCTTTTGTTCTACAAACGACGACGCAACAATTGCCGTAAGACGACCAAGGATTCGAGGGCCAATGACAATATGTCCCTGCCGGATAGCGTAATCGAACAGAATCGCCCCATTCTGATCAAGAACTTTGCGGAGCACTATCGCCTGATGTCCGCCGATTCGGACTTCCGTTTCAGCGAGGAATTCGAGGAACTGAAGCACGTGGGCCGGGATCAGCCGTGCACTTTTGCCGATCTGCCCTGCAATCGTCCGAAGAACAGATTCACCAATATACTGCCCTACGATCACTCACGTTTCAAGCTTCAGCCGGTGGACGATGATGAGGGCAGTGATTACATCAATGCCAACTACGTGCCGGGTCACAATTCACCGCGCGAGTTCATCGTGACCCAGGGACCATTGCATTCGACTCGCGATGACTTCTGGCGAATGTGCTGGGAGAGCAACTCGCGGGCCATAGTCATGCTGACCAGGTGCTTTGAGAAGGGGCGCGAGAAGTGCGACCAGTATTGGCCAAATGATACGGTGCCCGTCTTCTACGGGGACATCAAGGTGCAGATACTCAACGACAGTCACTATGCCGACTGGGTGATGACCGAGTTCATGCTGTGCAGG GGCAGCGAACAGCGCATCCTGCGGCACTTCCACTTCACCACCTGGCCGGACTTCGGTGTTCCCAATCCGCCACAGACACTGGTGCGCTTCGTGCGCGCCTTCCGCGATCGAATTGGTGCGGAACAGCGACCCATTGTGGTCCACTGTAGCGCCGGAGTGGGAAGGTCGGGCACCTTCATCACCCTGGATCGCATCCTGCAGCAGATCAACACGTCTGACTATGTGGACATATTTGGCATTGTGTATGCCATGCGCAAGG AGCGCGTTTGGATGGTGCAGACGGAGCAGCAGTACATCTGCATCCACCAGTGCCTGCTGGCGGTGCTCGAGGGGAAGGAGAACATCGTGGGTCCCGCCCGCGAGATGCACGACAACGAGGGCTATGAAG GCCAACAAGTGCAGCTGGACGAGAACGGTGATGTGGTGGCCACCATTGAGGGTCACCTGTCGCATCATGATCTGCAGCAGGCCGAGGCGGAGGCCATTGACGATGAGAATGCGGCGATACTCCACGATGACCAGCAGCCGCTGACCAGTAGCTTTACTGGACACCACACTCACATGCCGCCCACCACATCGATGAGCTCCTTtggcggcggaggtggaggcCATACAAATGTGGATGCACCGGATAGATGA